The genomic region TTTCTGTCTAAGTCGTACTAGCTCTCTCCAGAAACGAACTTGTTTTGGGGGAATATAACTTGCCCGTAGCAGACCTACACGAAGTAATTCTGCTAACCAGCGGCTGTCTGAGATATCCGTCTTTCGTCCAGGGACATTTTTGATATGCCTGGCATTGACTAAGATCACTTCCACATAGCCTTCTAAAATATTGTGTATAGGCTGCCAGTAAACACCTGTGCTTTCCATGGCTACAATGGGACAATCTTTTTCGATCAGCCATTCTCTCAGGGCTATAAGATCGTCGGTAAAAGTTTCAAATTCTCGAACTTCGACTTCTATAGAACCATCAGGAAGAGTCTTTAGGATACATGCTGAGACGAAACGCTTATGAACGTCAAGGCCACAACAAATGGGATGAATAATTCTTAAAACCTGGTTATTTCTTTTTCAGGAGCCATGGGTATATACCTCCTTTTTAAAGACTTTTTGAAGCAACAAAATATCCATGGCTCCTCTCTTTTCAATGTTTTCATGCCTTCGTTGTGCCCCTTTGGGGCATGGAGGTTAATAACTTCCATGTTTCTCGTTAATAACTTCCATGTTTCTCGTTTTAGCTATTTTTATTTAATTTTTTATATTTTGCAACATTATGTTGCATTTTGCATCAAAAAATTTTTTTCTTTTATAAAAAAGAACTTTTAAAAAGTCAAAATTTTTTTGAATTTTTCTTACATTCTAAGAAATTTAGAACAAATCCGCTGTATGGCATAAGTTTTGCTTTTCAAACAATGAAAATTAAAAAGGAGGTCTATATGGAAAGAATACTTTTTATTGAAGAAGTGGATCGAGAACCGAAATATATTAATCATGCTATTGAGATCGCTAAAAAGAAGAAAGCTAAACTTTACATCTTATTTCTAGTTCCTGTATCTCTTGAAACCACAGACTGGATAGATATACAGGAAAAACAAATAAAAGAAAAGAAAGAAAAGCTAGAAAATTTACTCAATGAAATAAAAGCAAAAGGAATAGGAGTAGAAATAGAAGGAAAAGTTATTGAGTATTTACCAAGGGCTTTTATGTTAGCTTTAAAAGAATTTTCTCCAATAGATTTAGTAATAGTTGGGAATCTTGATCTTGAGCCATTAGCTAGCGAAAAAATAAAACATCTTGAAGACATAAGTATCCGTTTAAAGTGTCCTGTATTGTCTATAAAGACTTTATTACCTCAAGAAAGAACTTCTAAAAAGAAGGTAATATCTAAAATGTGCTTATATGGATCTCTGTCGGCCATCAGCTATTTTGGGTTCTTTCCAATGATAGAAAAACTAAATTACAAAATATATATGACTGGAACCTTCTTAGGAGCTATTGCTGTTCTCGCTACAGTTCCTATACATGCTTATATCTACGGTAGTTTTGCTGAATGTCTTCCTAAATTATTAGGATTAGAAAAATCTGCAGGCAAACATTAGCACTTTAAACTATAAATAAAAAATTATCTAAGGAGGAAAAAATGGCAGGCGGACCAGTAACAGGGCATGTAACTGTGGAACAGATTGAATTAGTTACCCAGTTGCTAAATTCAAATCATCTTAATTATTTATGGATCGCTTTATTAGGTTTCATGGGTGGTACACTTTCAGGTTTTATAGGCTCTGGAGGAGCTTTTTTAATGACTCCAGGAATGATGAACTTAGGCATTCCCGGAGTAATGGCTGTAGGCGCTAATATCACCCATAAGTTTGGAAAAGCTATGATGGGGTCTAGAAAACATGGAGAAATGGGCCATGTAGACAAAAAATTAGCTGTTTTTCTATTAGTAACCGCTTTAATAGGAATTAAATTGGCGGTTTGGGTCAACGGATATTTTTTTCACAGCCTAGGTAAAGCGGGATCAAGTTTATATGTAAGTACTTTTTTTGTTCTTACGTTAAGCGCTATAGGTTCTTCTATGTTTCGAGATGCATGGCGTACAGCTAAAGGAGTAGCTATTGGCCCATCTGAATTCTTACTAAACTTATCTAAAAAACTTCGTATTCCCCCTATGATCAATTTTCCCGTAGCTGGAGTAAAAATTTCTCTGTGGGTTGTTCTTTTTGTAGGTACAGCTGTAGGCTTTATGGCGGGAACTATTGGAGTTGGTGGTTTTATTGGTGTTCCGGCCATGATTTATGTCTTCGGTGTCCCTACAGTAGTAGCCGCAGGAACAGAGCTTTTCTTGGCCATGTTCATGGGAGCATGGGGAGCCTTTAATTACGCCTTAGCTGGATTCGTTGATCTTCAATTAACTTTCTTGCTTTATGCAGGTTCTCTGATAGGCGTTTATTTTGGAGCCATTGGAACTACTCTGGTGAAAGAACTTTATATCCGCATGGTTACCGCGATCTTGATACTTTTGTGTTGTGTTTCAAGAGCTCTCGCTATTCCAGAGTATTTACACAAACTAAATGTTATTACCCTTTCAGACAATGCTCTCAAAATGTTTGATCTAGGGAGCAAACTCTTTTTGTTTGGTAGCGGAGGAATAACTACTATTTTAATCTTATATTGGACATTCAAGGGACATATCGAAAAACAACGCTTGGTCAAAAAATATGGTTTAGTTACGATAGCAGAAAAAACTATTTAAGTAAGGGAAAAAATCCCTCCTTTACCAAGATTCCCGGTTAAGCGGGAATCTTGGTAATTAAAATGGCTTTAGTTATAGCTCAAAGTCAGAATAACTTTTCATCCACTAGGTGAAAGAACAAAAAATCGAAAATAGAGCTTGACATATTGGTAATAGGAGGTTTGGGGGCGAAGCCCCCAATGCTTAACCGGGGATTAGGGTACTTTTATTTGATGAGAATGGGATACAAACATATTTTAATTCCTATTGACGGCTCAGAAGTAAGTTTTAAAGCGGTTGAAAGGGCTATTGATTTAGCTAAGCAATATAATGCCAAAATAACTATTTTATACGTTATACCCAAAGGAGGAGAATTTATCGATCTTTTTAATTTAAAATCTGTTCGCCAAGCCTTTGAAGAAGAAGCCCATAAATATTTCGAAAAAGCAAGGAATATTACCAAAGCCCAAAATATATCGGCTGGTTTTCGCTTAGCAGAAGGGAAACCCTGGGAAAAAATTATAGAAACCGTTAAAAATTTACATTGTGATTTAATAGTTATGGGAAGCCACGGGCGAGGACGTATAGAAAAATTTTTAATAGGTAGTTGTACCAAAAGGGTCCTTTCCGAAGCTCCTTGTCCTGTTTTAGTGGTTAAAGAGTAAACATAAATTCTTAAATTTCTCTTTGTTTTCAAAAAAACAGAACAAAATTGAGAAAAAGTTTACAAAATCTTATATGTTTCAAAATTAAACAACAGATTGTCTGTATTCAACTCTTATAACTTTTGACCTCCCTAATTTATTTTTTTAGAAAAGCATAAACCCTATAAGGGGAGGTTTTTATATGGAAAATAAAAAACTTATCCTAGGTCTTCTGGTTTTTTTTGCTCTAGCTTTTCTTTATTACTCTTGGGGACAAGCCTCGCCTGAAGAAGCCAAACACGCTATTGCCTCGGTAGCAGAAAATACCCAAGCGGTAAGTAGTAAGCCGTGGTGGTTCTGGCCTATAGCCCTTTTTATTACTAACTTTCTCATAGGTATTGTAGCTGTTTTGGGCGGCGTAGGAGGCGGAGTACTTTTTGTTCCCATCGTAAGTGGATTTTTTCCGTTCAACCTTGATTTCGTCAGAACTGCTGGCCTTTTGGTAGCATTATCAGGTGCGCTGGCAGCAGGTCCTGGGCTTCTTATGCGGAACTTGGCCTCTTTAAGGCTAGCTATACCCATCGCTTTAATAGCCTCTACAGCCTCTATAGCCGGGGCTATGATAGGTCTTGCTTTACCACGTAACTTAGTTCAGTTATTACTAGGTGTAACTATTTTATTTATTGTTGCTCTCATGTTCTTTTCTAAAAAAAGCGAATTCCCCGAAGTCAAAAAACCTGACAAACTCGGTTTAGCATTAGGCATATGGGGTATTTATCGCGAAGAATCCACTGGTGAAGTATATAAGTGGCATGTCCATCGCACCCCTATAGGTTTATTACTTTTTGTAGTGATTGGGATTATGGCTGGTATGTTTGGTCTGGGTGCAGGTTGGGCTAATATCCCGGTACTTAATCTATTGATGGGAGCTCCTATTAAAATATCAGTAGCTACCAGTAAATTCTTATTAGCTATTACTGATACTTCTGCAGCTTGGGTGTATATTAACAGCGGCGGAATAATACCATTGATAGTTATTCCTTCTCTTGTGGGAATAATGCTCGGTTCTTTTATAGGAGTAAGATTGTTAGCTATAGCGCGTCCAGCTACAGTAAGGTGGATAGTTATTGGTATGTTACT from Thermodesulfatator indicus DSM 15286 harbors:
- a CDS encoding IS110 family transposase codes for the protein MIHPICCGLDVHKRFVSACILKTLPDGSIEVEVREFETFTDDLIALREWLIEKDCPIVAMESTGVYWQPIHNILEGYVEVILVNARHIKNVPGRKTDISDSRWLAELLRVGLLRASYIPPKQVRFWRELVRLRQKHVKTLADYKKRVQKLFESANIKLDNVVSDLFGETGRQIMRLLLETPKPSLEEVRVVLKGNLRRK
- a CDS encoding sulfite exporter TauE/SafE family protein; amino-acid sequence: MAGGPVTGHVTVEQIELVTQLLNSNHLNYLWIALLGFMGGTLSGFIGSGGAFLMTPGMMNLGIPGVMAVGANITHKFGKAMMGSRKHGEMGHVDKKLAVFLLVTALIGIKLAVWVNGYFFHSLGKAGSSLYVSTFFVLTLSAIGSSMFRDAWRTAKGVAIGPSEFLLNLSKKLRIPPMINFPVAGVKISLWVVLFVGTAVGFMAGTIGVGGFIGVPAMIYVFGVPTVVAAGTELFLAMFMGAWGAFNYALAGFVDLQLTFLLYAGSLIGVYFGAIGTTLVKELYIRMVTAILILLCCVSRALAIPEYLHKLNVITLSDNALKMFDLGSKLFLFGSGGITTILILYWTFKGHIEKQRLVKKYGLVTIAEKTI
- a CDS encoding universal stress protein; protein product: MGYKHILIPIDGSEVSFKAVERAIDLAKQYNAKITILYVIPKGGEFIDLFNLKSVRQAFEEEAHKYFEKARNITKAQNISAGFRLAEGKPWEKIIETVKNLHCDLIVMGSHGRGRIEKFLIGSCTKRVLSEAPCPVLVVKE
- a CDS encoding sulfite exporter TauE/SafE family protein gives rise to the protein MENKKLILGLLVFFALAFLYYSWGQASPEEAKHAIASVAENTQAVSSKPWWFWPIALFITNFLIGIVAVLGGVGGGVLFVPIVSGFFPFNLDFVRTAGLLVALSGALAAGPGLLMRNLASLRLAIPIALIASTASIAGAMIGLALPRNLVQLLLGVTILFIVALMFFSKKSEFPEVKKPDKLGLALGIWGIYREESTGEVYKWHVHRTPIGLLLFVVIGIMAGMFGLGAGWANIPVLNLLMGAPIKISVATSKFLLAITDTSAAWVYINSGGIIPLIVIPSLVGIMLGSFIGVRLLAIARPATVRWIVIGMLLFAGIRAVLKGLGI